One stretch of Paenibacillus sp. FSL R5-0341 DNA includes these proteins:
- a CDS encoding response regulator transcription factor codes for MNEAVLVIEDEPKIARLLELELQYEGYQVGKAGSGTEGLEKYAEGQWDLILLDVMLPGLSGIEVLRRVRAKDATVPIIMLTAKDSVEDKVSGLDLGANDYITKPFQIEELLARVRAALRLSAVASVASSASSSTPNAGNDSLEHKDEAEVGWLTAAGLRLNEGTREISRDGVPIELTPREFDLLVYLLQNQRQVLSRDQIVQAVWGYDYYGDTNVVDVYIRYVRKKVDNGFTPPLIHTVRGVGYVLKEQS; via the coding sequence ATGAACGAAGCCGTGCTGGTCATAGAGGATGAGCCCAAAATAGCACGTCTGCTTGAACTGGAATTACAGTATGAGGGATATCAGGTAGGCAAGGCGGGTAGTGGAACAGAAGGATTGGAGAAGTATGCAGAAGGACAATGGGATCTGATTTTGCTTGATGTGATGTTGCCTGGTCTGAGTGGAATTGAAGTGTTGCGGCGAGTTCGGGCCAAAGATGCTACAGTTCCGATCATTATGCTCACCGCCAAAGATTCCGTGGAAGACAAAGTATCCGGCCTGGACCTCGGAGCTAATGATTACATCACCAAGCCGTTCCAGATTGAAGAGCTGCTTGCCCGAGTTCGGGCGGCTTTACGGCTTAGTGCAGTCGCGTCTGTTGCTTCTTCCGCTTCTTCATCCACACCTAATGCAGGTAATGACTCACTGGAGCACAAGGATGAGGCTGAGGTGGGCTGGTTAACAGCTGCCGGGTTGAGACTGAATGAAGGAACGCGAGAGATATCCCGAGATGGCGTGCCCATTGAGCTTACTCCGCGTGAGTTCGACCTATTGGTGTATCTGTTGCAAAACCAACGTCAGGTGCTCAGTCGTGACCAGATTGTGCAGGCCGTGTGGGGATACGATTATTATGGAGATACCAATGTGGTGGATGTGTACATCCGTTATGTGCGCAAAAAGGTGGATAACGGATTCACACCACCCTTAATACATACCGTAAGGGGCGTAGGATACGTCCTGAAGGAACAGTCATGA
- a CDS encoding DUF2179 domain-containing protein, whose protein sequence is MFKILVFIFLIQIVYVSAYTLRMILTLKGQKYIAALISMGEIVIYVLGLNLVLKYLTQPSALIVYAVGYGLGVLLGAWIEEKIALGYVTVKVICNQMGGNVANALRDKGYGVTAWVGSGRDGDRLVMEILAKRKNQKLLYQTILDLDPKAFVITVEPKQFHGGFWTRSIKK, encoded by the coding sequence TTGTTTAAAATATTGGTATTTATCTTTTTGATCCAGATTGTGTACGTATCGGCTTATACACTCCGGATGATTCTGACACTCAAAGGACAGAAATATATCGCCGCACTGATCAGCATGGGTGAGATTGTGATCTATGTGCTTGGTCTTAATCTGGTGCTCAAATATCTGACTCAGCCTTCTGCCTTAATCGTATACGCGGTGGGTTACGGACTTGGTGTGTTGCTCGGAGCCTGGATTGAAGAAAAGATTGCACTCGGTTACGTTACCGTTAAAGTCATCTGTAACCAGATGGGCGGCAATGTTGCGAATGCCCTACGGGATAAAGGGTATGGTGTTACCGCTTGGGTCGGCAGTGGACGTGATGGAGATCGGCTCGTCATGGAGATTCTGGCAAAACGTAAAAACCAGAAATTGCTCTATCAGACGATTCTCGATCTGGACCCCAAAGCATTTGTCATTACCGTAGAGCCCAAACAGTTCCATGGCGGCTTCTGGACACGTTCCATCAAAAAGTAA
- a CDS encoding PepSY domain-containing protein, whose amino-acid sequence MTEHEQRPPEMKRHEQANSGWAKSRRSLWWGAGLLVVLIVAAIVWWKPWQSSGAVLTADAAAQSVLDQYPGEIVNSTLKDGTYIMQLRSETGLYDVQVDAVTATVNSIKRLETNPQAEEKTLWSREQIKTALLKQQTDDQLVSLELVEQQGSPVYTAVVKAKDNSREELTIDPYTGETISSKPIAAPTTEPTKEDPKPQFLSEKQAKQKALAEVPGEVDDIELRGTNSGNPYYLVEIDLEDGREAIVQVNAISGAIRSVTWDEDDD is encoded by the coding sequence ATGACAGAGCATGAGCAGCGACCACCGGAAATGAAACGGCATGAACAGGCGAACAGTGGATGGGCGAAATCGCGAAGATCACTTTGGTGGGGTGCAGGGCTTCTCGTTGTGCTGATTGTGGCAGCTATTGTGTGGTGGAAGCCTTGGCAATCGAGTGGTGCGGTACTTACGGCAGATGCGGCAGCACAATCGGTGTTGGATCAATATCCGGGAGAGATTGTGAATTCCACGTTGAAAGACGGAACATATATCATGCAGCTCCGTTCGGAGACCGGACTGTATGACGTGCAGGTGGATGCCGTCACGGCTACCGTGAATTCCATCAAACGGCTGGAGACCAACCCGCAAGCGGAAGAGAAGACGTTATGGAGCCGCGAACAGATCAAGACGGCGTTGTTAAAACAACAAACAGATGACCAACTGGTCTCGCTAGAACTTGTGGAGCAGCAAGGCAGTCCGGTATACACCGCGGTAGTAAAGGCTAAAGATAACAGCCGTGAAGAACTCACGATTGATCCATATACCGGAGAGACGATATCCTCCAAACCAATAGCAGCGCCGACAACTGAGCCCACAAAGGAAGATCCCAAACCTCAGTTTCTGAGCGAAAAGCAAGCGAAGCAGAAGGCACTTGCGGAGGTCCCTGGGGAAGTGGATGACATCGAGCTGCGTGGAACCAACAGCGGGAATCCGTATTATCTGGTTGAAATTGATCTGGAGGATGGCCGGGAGGCCATTGTGCAGGTGAATGCCATCTCGGGAGCGATTCGTTCCGTGACTTGGGATGAGGACGATGATTAA
- a CDS encoding glycosidase, with protein sequence MIHPKYKELLEKQEQLITRPNEINSSFYNGIYDRYQYPVITRHHVPLHWRFDLDEATNPHFMERLGINATLNPGAIYFNGKYVMVIRTEGLDRKSIFALAESDNGIDGFRFTGKPLVWDDIDADETNQYDMRLVQHEDGWIYGIYCSERKDPEAPAFDTSSAVAQAGLVRTRDLISWERLPNITTNSPQQRNVVLHPEFVDGKYAFYTRPQDGFISTGSGGGIAFGLCEDILNPVIHEETVIDERQYHTVYEVKNGQGPAPLKTDRGWIHIAHGVRNTAAGLRYVLYTFATDLNDPARIIAKPGGHFIAPYDDERVGDVSNVIFCNGAVVNEQEEVFIYYASSDTRCHVATTTLEKLVDYTFNTPADPYRSLDCASQRGQLIEQNEKLLQKQLT encoded by the coding sequence ATGATACACCCGAAATACAAGGAGTTATTGGAGAAACAGGAGCAGTTGATTACTCGCCCTAATGAGATCAATTCTTCCTTCTACAACGGCATATATGATCGATACCAATATCCGGTTATCACTCGCCATCATGTACCGCTGCATTGGAGATTCGATCTGGATGAGGCGACGAACCCGCATTTTATGGAGCGTCTGGGCATTAACGCGACGCTGAATCCAGGAGCCATCTATTTCAATGGCAAATACGTCATGGTCATTCGTACCGAAGGATTAGATCGTAAATCAATCTTTGCGCTCGCCGAGAGCGACAATGGTATCGACGGGTTCCGTTTCACGGGTAAACCATTGGTCTGGGATGATATCGATGCGGATGAAACCAATCAGTATGATATGCGCCTCGTTCAACATGAAGATGGCTGGATCTATGGCATCTATTGCTCGGAACGCAAAGACCCAGAGGCTCCTGCATTTGATACATCCAGCGCAGTGGCACAGGCAGGACTGGTTCGTACACGCGATCTCATAAGCTGGGAACGGTTGCCCAACATCACAACGAATTCCCCTCAACAGCGCAATGTCGTATTGCACCCGGAATTCGTGGATGGAAAGTATGCCTTCTACACCCGTCCACAGGACGGATTCATCTCAACAGGCAGTGGCGGCGGAATCGCCTTCGGACTGTGTGAGGATATCTTGAACCCGGTCATTCATGAAGAGACGGTTATTGATGAACGGCAATATCATACGGTATATGAGGTCAAAAACGGTCAAGGCCCTGCTCCACTCAAGACGGACCGTGGCTGGATTCACATTGCTCACGGAGTTCGGAACACTGCGGCAGGCCTGCGTTATGTGTTATACACCTTTGCCACCGATCTGAATGATCCGGCGCGTATTATCGCCAAGCCGGGCGGCCACTTCATTGCCCCTTATGACGACGAGCGTGTAGGCGATGTATCCAATGTTATTTTCTGCAACGGTGCTGTGGTCAATGAGCAGGAAGAAGTCTTTATCTATTACGCATCCAGTGATACCCGCTGTCATGTGGCAACAACCACATTGGAAAAACTGGTCGATTATACGTTCAATACACCAGCTGATCCGTATCGTTCCCTGGACTGTGCCAGCCAGCGGGGTCAGCTGATTGAACAGAATGAGAAGCTTTTACAGAAACAATTGACATAA
- a CDS encoding SDR family oxidoreductase — MNVLVIGANGQIGKFVVEQLVQEGKHKVTAMIRKPEQADTLKELGADVVIGDLEGRVEDLAEAMKDHNAIVFTAGSGGSTGQDKTLLIDLDGAVKTMEAAEQQGISRYILVSAYGADQREKWPESIKPYYVAKHYADRVLFASDLNYTIIRPGGLKNEPGTGKIAVGTDLKPGSIPREDVARVIVASLQEEKTYRMAFDLIAGEQPVEDALGKL; from the coding sequence ATGAACGTTTTAGTTATAGGAGCAAATGGGCAAATCGGCAAGTTTGTGGTGGAGCAGCTGGTACAGGAAGGCAAACATAAAGTAACGGCCATGATCCGCAAACCGGAGCAGGCAGACACGCTTAAGGAACTCGGTGCCGATGTGGTAATCGGTGATCTGGAGGGACGTGTGGAGGACTTGGCTGAGGCCATGAAGGATCATAATGCCATTGTGTTTACAGCGGGTTCTGGCGGATCTACCGGTCAGGACAAAACACTGCTGATTGATCTCGACGGTGCGGTGAAAACGATGGAAGCCGCAGAGCAGCAAGGAATCTCCAGATATATTCTGGTCAGTGCGTATGGCGCAGATCAACGGGAGAAGTGGCCAGAGTCCATCAAGCCTTATTACGTGGCGAAGCATTACGCGGATCGTGTACTGTTTGCAAGTGATCTGAATTACACGATTATTCGCCCAGGTGGTCTGAAGAATGAACCGGGTACGGGCAAGATTGCAGTTGGAACAGATCTGAAGCCGGGAAGCATTCCGCGTGAAGATGTGGCCCGGGTCATTGTGGCTTCCTTACAGGAAGAGAAGACGTACCGGATGGCCTTTGATCTGATTGCCGGGGAGCAACCGGTTGAAGATGCCTTGGGCAAACTATAG
- a CDS encoding PepSY domain-containing protein has product MMNKHKLWIGSLSAAVLLGGSAVAASGNVNGQSVQTTPTSTTQSATQNQNSTGKMLNASQAKALALKAADGKVDDVDLERRNGQTFYEIEIDRKGTNDVVVRLDAYTGKILAVVNDEDYDEDDDYKGNVTGNTSNTSASKQVKLTASQASNIALKQVTGGKVTKVELDHDDGRYVYEIELRTAQGEADVDIDANTGKVLSFDQDFDDED; this is encoded by the coding sequence ATGATGAACAAACATAAACTTTGGATTGGTAGCTTGTCAGCAGCGGTATTACTTGGTGGATCAGCCGTAGCGGCTAGTGGGAATGTGAACGGACAATCGGTGCAAACTACACCTACGTCAACAACACAATCTGCAACACAGAACCAGAACAGCACAGGTAAAATGCTGAATGCATCCCAAGCAAAAGCGCTGGCGTTGAAAGCAGCCGATGGTAAAGTGGATGACGTGGACCTGGAGCGCAGAAACGGCCAAACGTTTTATGAAATTGAGATCGACAGAAAAGGAACCAATGATGTGGTTGTTCGTCTGGATGCTTACACAGGCAAAATCCTCGCAGTCGTGAATGATGAAGACTACGATGAAGACGACGATTATAAAGGTAATGTGACAGGCAACACATCTAACACCTCTGCTTCCAAGCAGGTCAAATTGACGGCATCCCAAGCTTCAAATATTGCGTTGAAACAAGTTACGGGTGGTAAAGTAACCAAAGTCGAGCTGGATCATGATGATGGTCGCTATGTCTATGAGATCGAGCTGAGAACCGCTCAAGGTGAAGCAGATGTAGATATCGATGCCAACACAGGCAAAGTGCTATCGTTCGACCAAGATTTTGACGACGAAGATTAA
- a CDS encoding ATP-binding protein: MSLRSKIYGYSSVLFAVLLIAVNLSVYIVFERMSIDNEVNRVEAEAESIVKGVRQSAGSIPPDDLLRAYAPVNGMLRIVNEDGTSSPVTTTAASEQLSKLPYKYESEKKSEYTQVEQIGYVWVSVPVIWPDGEVVNVQVTESIAETENRLSVLRTVLVAVTIIALIPAIISSRILANRMTKPIQQMTRTMSDIQSSGQFKRLPLEEGSKDELKTMGQTFNRMMDLLESNFERQERFVSDASHELKTPLTIIESYASLLQRRGKERPEVFDEAVEAILSESVRMREMTEQLLLLAKQPEQWNVQLERVDITRLATDSTRAFREAYHREVRCEDPGSIWAISDESKLKQLLFILLDNARKYSEDAIEVRLEARGQECRIRIVDTGIGMREEELEKVFDRFYRVDPARTRSLGASGSGLGLSLAKELAGAVGARIELTSTEGEGTEASIILPISVQNGPLS; this comes from the coding sequence ATGAGCCTACGCAGTAAAATCTATGGATATTCGTCTGTATTATTTGCTGTGCTGCTAATCGCGGTGAATCTGTCGGTCTACATCGTGTTTGAACGAATGTCGATTGATAACGAGGTTAATCGGGTGGAAGCAGAGGCCGAGTCTATTGTCAAAGGAGTGCGTCAGTCTGCCGGCTCCATTCCGCCGGATGACTTGTTACGGGCTTACGCGCCTGTGAACGGCATGCTCCGGATCGTTAATGAGGACGGCACCAGTTCCCCGGTGACGACAACAGCAGCTTCCGAGCAGCTGAGCAAGCTGCCCTATAAGTACGAAAGTGAGAAGAAATCGGAGTATACCCAAGTTGAACAGATTGGTTATGTGTGGGTGTCAGTCCCGGTCATCTGGCCTGATGGCGAGGTGGTGAATGTGCAGGTCACCGAGAGCATTGCCGAGACGGAGAATCGTCTGTCTGTACTGCGGACCGTGCTTGTGGCGGTTACGATTATTGCTCTCATCCCAGCTATTATCTCGAGCCGAATTCTGGCGAATCGGATGACCAAGCCCATCCAGCAGATGACACGCACAATGAGTGACATTCAGTCCAGCGGCCAATTTAAGCGTCTTCCACTGGAGGAAGGATCGAAGGATGAACTGAAAACGATGGGGCAGACGTTCAACCGGATGATGGATCTGCTCGAATCTAACTTTGAACGACAGGAGCGATTCGTATCGGATGCATCCCATGAGCTCAAAACACCGCTGACCATTATTGAGAGCTATGCCAGTCTGCTACAACGGCGAGGAAAAGAGCGGCCCGAGGTATTCGATGAAGCGGTGGAGGCGATTCTGTCCGAATCTGTTCGCATGCGGGAGATGACCGAGCAACTGCTACTGCTCGCGAAGCAGCCAGAGCAGTGGAATGTGCAGCTGGAGCGTGTGGATATCACGAGACTGGCTACAGACTCCACACGTGCGTTTCGCGAAGCCTATCACCGCGAAGTCCGGTGTGAAGATCCAGGTTCAATCTGGGCGATCAGCGATGAGAGCAAGCTGAAGCAGCTGTTGTTTATTTTGCTGGATAATGCCCGGAAGTATAGTGAAGATGCAATTGAAGTCAGGCTGGAAGCCAGGGGACAAGAGTGCCGTATTCGGATCGTGGATACCGGGATTGGTATGCGGGAGGAAGAGCTGGAGAAGGTATTTGACCGATTCTACCGGGTTGATCCGGCCAGAACACGCAGCTTAGGCGCAAGTGGTTCAGGTCTGGGATTGTCGCTTGCCAAAGAGCTTGCAGGTGCAGTGGGAGCACGAATCGAACTGACCAGCACCGAGGGTGAAGGCACCGAGGCTTCAATTATTTTGCCAATATCCGTTCAGAACGGGCCGCTCTCATGA
- a CDS encoding ABC transporter ATP-binding protein has protein sequence MNEQQVLSIESLRMRYNGRYVLNGIDLEVNRGEMIGYIGPNGAGKSTTVKILLGLVEGYVGTVRIFGKDIADGDVEYKRRIGYVPEVAELYEQLTPAEYLTFTGELYGMSYEDADYKAKLLMDCFGMEKSYHSRIASFSKGMRQKVLLISALLHDPDLLFLDEPLSGLDANSVMVLKEILSQLSAKGTTIFYSSHIMDVVEKISSRIVLIAEGRVVADGTFKQLQQQSTEGSLTLEEVFNQLTGFNEHKAIAERFVSIVQEVY, from the coding sequence GTGAATGAACAACAAGTGCTATCCATTGAAAGCTTGCGTATGAGATACAACGGACGTTATGTCCTGAATGGCATCGATCTGGAAGTGAATCGCGGTGAGATGATTGGATATATTGGTCCAAACGGGGCTGGCAAAAGTACAACGGTTAAGATTTTACTCGGGCTGGTTGAAGGATATGTAGGCACGGTGCGAATCTTTGGTAAAGATATTGCGGATGGGGATGTAGAGTATAAACGCAGAATCGGCTATGTTCCGGAGGTCGCGGAATTGTACGAACAATTAACGCCTGCGGAGTATCTGACCTTTACGGGAGAGTTGTACGGGATGTCCTATGAAGATGCGGATTACAAAGCCAAGCTGTTAATGGATTGTTTTGGAATGGAAAAATCATATCATTCCCGCATTGCCTCCTTTTCCAAAGGCATGCGTCAGAAAGTGCTGTTGATCTCTGCGCTGCTGCATGACCCGGATCTGTTGTTCCTGGATGAACCACTCAGCGGATTGGATGCCAATAGTGTGATGGTACTGAAAGAGATTTTGTCGCAGTTATCGGCCAAAGGCACAACCATCTTCTATTCATCCCACATCATGGATGTGGTGGAGAAGATCAGCAGTCGAATTGTACTGATCGCTGAAGGACGCGTGGTGGCGGACGGAACGTTCAAGCAGCTCCAACAGCAGTCCACGGAAGGTTCATTGACATTGGAGGAAGTATTCAATCAATTGACGGGCTTTAATGAGCATAAAGCCATTGCTGAGCGCTTTGTATCCATTGTGCAGGAGGTGTACTGA
- a CDS encoding Glu/Leu/Phe/Val dehydrogenase dimerization domain-containing protein, with product MQLWQEMEREGMEELIFCHDADSGLRAVIAIHSTALGPALGGCRYWTYVSEEEAVRDAVKLAKGMTYKNAISGLPYGGGKAVIWNEPFVKDAAPDDGSFGSVSGEQVAGYLGVEQQKSAVTEREIVADEMTHPQDKSLDTDVSKRAQRFRALGRCLERLNGRYVTGLDLGTTATDMDQIRLETAHVTDTTGSLGAQDDFTAEMTAYGVHIGIVTSLRQQGIASLQGIPVAVQGLGKVGYALCRYLHAAGARLIVADVVPERVQRALVQFSGAISADPAHIHAADCKVFAPCALGGVLTPATVEELRCSIVAGAANNQLSERQLVAGRMQARGILYAPDYVLNAGGIISTAYELEGAGPDLIRQKVAGIAGTLSKVYAEATQSAISTADAADRLAESILRSGQ from the coding sequence ATGCAGCTATGGCAGGAGATGGAGCGGGAAGGCATGGAGGAACTCATTTTTTGCCATGATGCAGATAGTGGATTGAGGGCAGTCATTGCCATTCACAGCACGGCCCTTGGACCTGCGCTGGGCGGATGCCGCTACTGGACGTATGTGTCCGAGGAAGAGGCCGTTCGGGATGCCGTGAAACTTGCCAAAGGCATGACGTACAAAAATGCAATCTCCGGACTGCCGTATGGTGGCGGGAAAGCGGTCATATGGAATGAGCCTTTTGTGAAAGATGCGGCACCGGATGATGGTAGTTTCGGGTCTGTTAGTGGTGAGCAGGTCGCTGGATATCTAGGGGTAGAGCAGCAAAAGAGCGCTGTCACAGAACGGGAAATCGTCGCTGATGAGATGACGCATCCACAAGATAAAAGTCTGGATACGGACGTATCCAAGCGGGCGCAGCGCTTTCGCGCACTGGGCCGTTGTCTGGAGCGGCTGAACGGACGGTACGTGACCGGTCTAGATCTGGGTACCACGGCGACAGACATGGACCAGATCCGACTGGAGACCGCACATGTGACGGACACCACGGGTTCGCTTGGGGCGCAGGATGACTTCACTGCCGAGATGACCGCCTATGGCGTACACATCGGCATTGTGACCTCGCTGCGCCAGCAAGGCATTGCATCTTTGCAGGGCATTCCCGTTGCTGTCCAGGGACTGGGCAAGGTCGGGTATGCCCTGTGCCGTTACCTGCATGCAGCCGGGGCACGGCTGATTGTGGCAGACGTTGTACCGGAGCGTGTACAACGTGCCCTTGTGCAGTTCAGCGGCGCCATCTCGGCCGATCCGGCCCATATTCACGCCGCTGATTGCAAGGTGTTCGCCCCCTGTGCCCTAGGGGGCGTACTGACCCCGGCAACGGTGGAGGAGCTGCGCTGCTCCATCGTTGCCGGGGCGGCCAACAACCAGCTGAGTGAACGACAGCTGGTTGCAGGCCGCATGCAGGCGCGCGGCATCCTGTACGCGCCTGATTATGTGCTCAACGCAGGCGGAATCATCTCCACCGCCTACGAGCTGGAAGGCGCCGGGCCTGACCTGATCCGCCAAAAGGTGGCGGGGATTGCAGGCACGCTAAGCAAGGTATACGCAGAAGCTACGCAATCTGCGATCTCCACAGCCGATGCAGCCGATCGGCTTGCGGAATCCATCCTCCGATCAGGCCAATAA
- a CDS encoding AGE family epimerase/isomerase, translating into MNTKTTELQSEIKTHWEKQILPFWSNLKDTTHGGFYGWVGNDLQVNPQAPKGGIATARQLWSFAAAYRVTGNERWRDHAEHAYRFLADHVMDTEYGGMYWMVDYTGEALDTSKHVYTQSFGVYSLSEYYRATGDASALELAKTLFALIEDKGLNAELPAYKEQFDRTWKEQPNEMLSENGVIADYTMNTHIHVLEAYTTLYRVWPDQQVKAALERLLGILYERVYDQDTKFLGVFFNKQWESIIDLRSFGHDIEASWLIDEALKVLGMEQHPEYAAMVTDIAYNISNVAVIADGSLLNEQEGEHIDEKRIWWVQAEAMVGFYNAYQRTGDPLFLERVERLWTYTKENIIDQRAGGEWYWSVDGNGTPDQSEIAGPWKCPYHNSRFCIELIERMGSE; encoded by the coding sequence ATGAATACAAAAACAACCGAACTTCAATCTGAGATTAAGACGCATTGGGAGAAGCAGATTTTACCCTTCTGGTCCAACCTTAAAGATACAACCCACGGTGGATTCTACGGCTGGGTCGGTAATGATCTTCAAGTAAATCCACAGGCCCCTAAGGGCGGGATCGCCACGGCACGGCAATTATGGTCTTTTGCAGCGGCGTATCGGGTTACCGGAAACGAAAGATGGCGCGATCACGCAGAGCACGCCTATCGTTTTCTCGCTGACCATGTGATGGATACCGAATATGGCGGCATGTACTGGATGGTAGATTACACAGGTGAAGCACTGGATACGAGCAAACATGTGTATACGCAATCATTCGGCGTGTATTCACTCAGTGAGTACTACCGTGCTACCGGGGATGCTTCTGCATTGGAACTTGCGAAAACGCTTTTTGCTCTAATCGAGGATAAAGGCCTTAATGCCGAATTACCTGCGTACAAAGAACAATTTGATCGCACCTGGAAGGAACAGCCCAATGAAATGCTGAGCGAAAACGGGGTGATTGCGGATTACACAATGAATACGCATATCCATGTGCTGGAGGCCTACACCACGCTCTATCGCGTGTGGCCGGATCAACAAGTGAAGGCGGCGCTGGAACGCCTGCTCGGAATTCTATATGAACGGGTGTATGACCAAGACACCAAGTTTCTCGGGGTATTTTTCAACAAACAGTGGGAATCCATCATTGACCTGCGCTCGTTCGGACATGACATTGAAGCCAGCTGGCTGATTGACGAAGCACTGAAAGTTTTGGGGATGGAACAACACCCGGAGTATGCGGCGATGGTTACAGATATCGCCTATAACATCTCCAATGTAGCCGTGATTGCCGATGGTTCCCTGCTTAATGAACAAGAAGGTGAACATATCGATGAGAAGCGCATTTGGTGGGTTCAGGCGGAGGCGATGGTCGGATTCTATAATGCATATCAGCGTACAGGTGATCCACTGTTTCTGGAGAGAGTGGAACGCTTGTGGACCTATACCAAAGAAAACATCATTGATCAGCGCGCTGGTGGGGAATGGTACTGGTCGGTTGATGGGAACGGAACACCGGACCAGAGCGAAATTGCCGGACCGTGGAAATGCCCTTATCACAATAGCAGATTCTGTATTGAACTAATTGAGAGGATGGGATCAGAATGA
- a CDS encoding substrate-binding domain-containing protein: MTAHCAYTGLKEATILKNNITMRDIADRLGVSSVTVSKALNDKDGVSGELKEKIKVLAVEMGYRYNAAARSMKEGLTHNIGVIIPERFTGPTQSFYVRVFQRITKHLEEQGYYGILHILNVEDEEELTLPKLYSDNKVDGFIVLGQISKEYIELVRSMEVPKMFLDFYDEHSDIDSVVTDNFYAAYELTNYLVQQGHRNIAYVGNLYSTSSIQDRFLGYYKSLLEHQLPMNPELVLNDRDDRGTFIEIDLPEQLPTAFVCNCDQVAHLLVQKLTSMDIQVPGQCSVVGFDNDIYATLSDPKLTTVEVDVEQMARTAVQSMLKKVDNPNRSFGRVHVKGNIIYRDSVSAVSASSDSLDV; encoded by the coding sequence ATGACAGCACATTGTGCCTATACCGGCTTGAAGGAGGCGACCATACTGAAGAATAATATCACCATGCGGGATATCGCCGACAGGCTCGGGGTCAGCAGTGTGACCGTCTCGAAAGCATTGAATGATAAAGATGGCGTGAGTGGCGAATTAAAGGAAAAAATTAAAGTGCTTGCTGTTGAAATGGGCTATCGGTATAATGCCGCTGCCCGTTCGATGAAGGAAGGCTTAACCCATAATATTGGCGTAATTATCCCGGAGCGTTTTACCGGACCTACGCAGTCGTTCTATGTACGCGTGTTCCAGCGCATCACCAAACATCTGGAGGAACAGGGCTACTATGGTATTCTGCACATTCTGAATGTGGAGGATGAGGAAGAGTTAACACTGCCCAAGCTGTACAGCGACAACAAGGTCGATGGTTTCATCGTGCTCGGACAGATCAGCAAAGAGTATATTGAACTGGTGCGATCGATGGAAGTTCCCAAAATGTTCCTCGACTTCTACGATGAACATTCGGATATCGATTCTGTCGTTACCGATAACTTTTACGCTGCCTATGAGCTGACGAACTATCTGGTTCAGCAGGGCCACCGTAACATTGCTTATGTGGGGAACCTGTATTCCACGAGCAGCATCCAGGATCGATTCCTGGGGTATTATAAATCCTTGCTGGAGCATCAGTTGCCGATGAATCCAGAACTGGTTCTGAATGATCGGGATGACCGGGGTACGTTTATTGAGATTGATCTGCCGGAGCAACTGCCAACGGCCTTTGTATGCAACTGTGATCAGGTCGCTCATCTGCTCGTTCAGAAACTGACTTCCATGGATATTCAGGTGCCTGGTCAATGCTCTGTTGTTGGTTTTGATAATGATATCTATGCCACGCTCTCCGATCCCAAGCTGACAACCGTCGAAGTGGATGTGGAACAGATGGCGCGTACGGCCGTCCAGTCGATGCTCAAAAAGGTCGACAACCCGAACCGCAGCTTCGGCCGTGTACACGTGAAAGGCAACATCATCTATCGTGACTCGGTGAGTGCTGTGTCTGCCTCATCAGATTCTTTGGATGTCTGA